One Arvicanthis niloticus isolate mArvNil1 chromosome X, mArvNil1.pat.X, whole genome shotgun sequence genomic window, ttttgaattttttttattcgTGTTGCCCAGGAGGGCACCCAGTATTTTCACAGTGCAACTGCTCAGATGTATTGGTAAATGTGACCGCAATTGTGCAGTTCACCAGCCTGATGGTGAGGGTGGCTCCAGCTGGGGTGGAATTGCTGCTGGGGAGAGGATGAATGGAGGGGAGTCAAAGGAAACTCAGTTTACAGGTTAGCGAGAAGCCAGTCTAGCAGTTGCTTTCTGGCCATGTTGCCCACGGCTTCATCCAGTTGTCGCTCTTTGGCAAActtcatgacctcctgaagaagATCTCCTACACTGTACCCTTTCTCTGCTGCCTTAGCTGAAACTTCAGGGAGCTGTGGAGAGAGCAGAGTTATATCTTAAGTAGTCTGATACTTTTTAGGAGGGGGTCCCAGTGGGCAAAGTAAACTAACATCTCCTTGTGTCTGTCCCCCAAGGTTAAAGTCCTGTCAGAGATCCAAAACTGTTGACATGCCTAGACTTTTCCCCCTAAGACCTAGGAGATGGGTGTAAGGAGAGTTGCATGGTTTTATTTCAACTCCTATACTGAACATGATTTCACTATGTGATTTCTCTGAAATCTAATGCGGGaactgcatgtgtgtgggtgtgtgcgtgcgtgagtgcagagacagagaatgcagatatatatatatatatatatatatatatatatgctagtctgctcacagctacccatctATCTTCAATTTCTTGGGCCTTAATGCGTTTCTTACCTTCTCTAGTTGTCCATCATCGTCTCCCATGAAGTAGAGCATAGGCACGTTAAACTGAGAGGCTGCAATCCATTGCAGGACAGCCTGCAGCTGCTTCTGCAAGTTACTTGTAGAGCACTGATTGTTGACGATAACTTCAGGGCCCGGAGCTTCAGGATAACTCTGTGACATCACAGCTTCACGGCCACATCTGGAGCCACCGCTCGCCAAGGCTGCTTGTTCTTCCAGCTCAGCCAGGGCTGCTCCGTTGTTGCTGTACTTAGCCATGATCAGGCACAGTTTCATCACGGATTCTACCAGTTGGTCTATAAACTGGCGGTTCATTTGCTTCATTCCACTGATGAAGTCCAGTTCTGTACTGTCTTGGCATTGATCTTCAGGTCTCTTGGCCATGGGAGCTGCTTTGCTTGATCTAGGATCAGAACAACGCTTATTCTCTCCTTCAGATAGTTCATCACAGCTGAAAGGGCTCTCACTCAGAAGTTTCTGAATCAGGGACAGAACCATGTTTGACATATCCATCTTCTGGGACTCCAGTTGATTTTCCTTCACACATGTAGATGGTCCAGGAGCTCCACGGGTTTCAAAATGCTTCATTGAAAGTGATTTAGCACTTTGGCCACCTCCACACTTTTCGTATTGTGCACTTTGGGACATGTACCCCATGGAGGAACCAGGGCACTCCTCTTCACACGGATCTTTGCCCTTGGCTTGTTGGGTCAGATGGTATTGAATGAGCATAAGGGCAGAGACAATTAGATCCTTGGCCAGTGAATCTGTGGAAGGACtgatcttttctctcttctcctctttactGGGGCATACTTTGTTATTCGTCTTGCCTTGGTTTCCTTGCTTCTGGTTGTTCCACATAGTAAGGCTTTCTTTGAGGATATGCTCGCTGACTCGCTCAGCACTTGTCAGTGATTTGCATGGATCTGCTTTGGTTTTGCAtttatcttttcctttcatttcagcTTTCATAGCTGAGAACTCAAGGCTCTGGTTCTTGCATTTCGGATCATGAGTTCCAGCTTTTAAGGTTGCGTATGCCAGACTTTGAGATTTACTCTCCTTCTTCTCACCAAGAAGAGCACTGACCAGACGCTTTAGCATGGCCTCCATGATGTCGGCTGCATTTTGTTTACCATGATTGAAAAGATTCCTCTTGACAGCAGAGACGAAGTCTGAGTCTGTCATCAGGACTCCTGTTATATTATGCAAGTTCTTCATGCATGAGTCGATCAGATCAGATACAATTTCCTTGGTGTGCTTTAATAGTACCCTCTTCAGGACCACACAAGCCGGAATTGGCTTCCCACAGCTGTGCACTTTCAAGGTTTTCATAACAGAGACCATCATGTCAGATGCCACCTGATTTGCATAAACCATAAGCCCCTTGCTGATGGAGTCTGCAAATTCTTTGCTGTCTTTTGGGCACATCTGCTGCTTTTCACCACACTTGTTCTTGTTAGACAATTCACTATACAAAAAGGTTTTCCggccatccctgcattcctctCCATTGCCACGCATTTCTGATGAGGTCAGTTCAACAGCTTCATGGGCCATCTCAGAAGCAATTTTGCTGACAGCGCTCCGGGGGCTGgttttccctttttctcctgATGTATACATGGAATGATGGAGGCATTTGTTTCCACCTTCCAGTTTGTCCTTGATTTCCTTACGGGCCATTTGGATTACCAGAGATGACAATCGGTTGACATAGAAGGAAAGGTCGTCCATAGAACATTCTCCATCAGGAGTGGCAATTGACCTCTGATTGCTAGGAGATTTGGTTGCAGGATTTGAGGGACTTTGGTTATTGTTGGTGTTTTTGGATGCCGCCATTTCTAGGCGAAGGTTTTGAGGTCCTTTGTTCAAATAATCTAAGTTTACTTGATCAGCGTACACACTGAAGCAGTTCTCAGAGGGTATTTTTGGATAATCACCCTCTAGGTCTCCTACTTTATGTTTACAGCTAGAGGCTGAGGGACTTAATGCATGTTGGAAACCCAAGGCATACTTCTGGAGATCATTGAGGAGCCAGTTGAGGACACTTATGGGATCAGAGGGAGCTTGTTTGAAAAGGCACACAGATCCCTCCgtctagaaaaagaagaacacCTCGCCATAAGAGTTTGAAGAGTTTGGGTAGGCTACTtctgcccttttgttttctggttgttAGAAGATATAGCTTGTAAGTAACACAGAGATTTGACTTTTCATTAGCATCTAATGATATCCATTAATAAACATTCAAGCACCATGATAGCAACAAAAAGTTGGCGTATATGGGGTACATATGCTTGTAGATGTAACTATTTGCAAGTGCTGCCAATGTGTTTGCCAATTTcatttgagtatgtgtgtatgtcgcAGTGTGTCAACAGTGTGCCAGTGTATGTTAGCATGTCAATATGGCAATTCATGTGTTTGGGTATTTCAGTAGATGTGCAAGTGTGTCAATCTGTATTGTTGGTGTTGGAAGTTgctattatatgtatgtatatgtatttgtatggcTATGTGGAACCATATACAATAATGTGTTAATATCAGTACTTATTGTGCATGTAAGCCAACACAAGCATGCATTTTGTACATACTAGTGAATGGAAAGATACACTTGTATATGTCAGTATGTCTGAATATGTAAAGAACCCACTGTCAGTATCAgcatgttaatatttaaaatattaatcatataTGGTTTATTCTACCTTTATAAGATCTGTAggtatttgtgtatataaatgttgTGTATATAAATGTTCAAACACTCTGGGTGTTTGAAGTATCATATGTAAGTAACATAGTACGTATATGACTGcatttgtgtaaatgtatgtatcaAAGTGTCACATAAGTGTGTTACTTTATGTtaagtttgtatgtatgtgtgtatgcatgtcagTCATGATTGTATATTGTCACATAGATCTTTCCATATGcatttataaatgtgtatgtcaATGTCTGAATTTGTTAGGGTCACTGTTCTGGTCAAGGTTTATATGTGttaatgtgtgtggtgtgtgcttatTATGCATTGTGTGTATTACTATAAATGTGGGTGTTTATGTTTACCACATGTGGGCACATCAGTATGTCTGACTACATGTATATGTTatagacatatatgtgtatatgttaacTCCATATGTAAAGGTCAATATATTTATCagtgcatatatgtgtttataaatgTGAAATGTAGCATCACCTGGTacttatggaggccagaaaagtgtTTTGggcctcctggaactggagttgcaacaccatgtgggtgctgggaatcaacctTTGCTTCTctagaagagctgtcagtgctatTAACCTCTGTGGCATCTCTCTAGGTCCAAGTTGTACCTTTCTTAAGACTACATGATGGAACTGGCTGCCCCCAAACTTTATCTCCAAAACTTTGAAGAGTGTTTTTatgacttgtttttcttctttcagggCAACTGGCCTCATTCCAAATGTGTCTGAGATCATAAATGATGTTTTGCTTATAACATATGAGCCTagagacagggaacagaaatCATTTGACTTCTTTGCATTGAAGCCAAATATCCGTTTCCATTACCAGTCAGCTCAGGATTATAGGAATGTGGGTGTGTTTAGCCTACCAGATATAATTtgaaaaacacca contains:
- the Akap4 gene encoding A-kinase anchor protein 4 isoform X1, whose protein sequence is MIAYCGTTKMSDDIDWLHSRRGVCKVDLYSPKGQQDQDRKVICFVDVSTLNVEDKDSKGAAGSSSEGELNLENLEEKEIIVIKDTEKQDQSKTEGSVCLFKQAPSDPISVLNWLLNDLQKYALGFQHALSPSASSCKHKVGDLEGDYPKIPSENCFSVYADQVNLDYLNKGPQNLRLEMAASKNTNNNQSPSNPATKSPSNQRSIATPDGECSMDDLSFYVNRLSSLVIQMARKEIKDKLEGGNKCLHHSMYTSGEKGKTSPRSAVSKIASEMAHEAVELTSSEMRGNGEECRDGRKTFLYSELSNKNKCGEKQQMCPKDSKEFADSISKGLMVYANQVASDMMVSVMKTLKVHSCGKPIPACVVLKRVLLKHTKEIVSDLIDSCMKNLHNITGVLMTDSDFVSAVKRNLFNHGKQNAADIMEAMLKRLVSALLGEKKESKSQSLAYATLKAGTHDPKCKNQSLEFSAMKAEMKGKDKCKTKADPCKSLTSAERVSEHILKESLTMWNNQKQGNQGKTNNKVCPSKEEKREKISPSTDSLAKDLIVSALMLIQYHLTQQAKGKDPCEEECPGSSMGYMSQSAQYEKCGGGQSAKSLSMKHFETRGAPGPSTCVKENQLESQKMDMSNMVLSLIQKLLSESPFSCDELSEGENKRCSDPRSSKAAPMAKRPEDQCQDSTELDFISGMKQMNRQFIDQLVESVMKLCLIMAKYSNNGAALAELEEQAALASGGSRCGREAVMSQSYPEAPGPEVIVNNQCSTSNLQKQLQAVLQWIAASQFNVPMLYFMGDDDGQLEKLPEVSAKAAEKGYSVGDLLQEVMKFAKERQLDEAVGNMARKQLLDWLLANL
- the Akap4 gene encoding A-kinase anchor protein 4 isoform X2, which translates into the protein MSDDIDWLHSRRGVCKVDLYSPKGQQDQDRKVICFVDVSTLNVEDKDSKGAAGSSSEGELNLENLEEKEIIVIKDTEKQDQSKTEGSVCLFKQAPSDPISVLNWLLNDLQKYALGFQHALSPSASSCKHKVGDLEGDYPKIPSENCFSVYADQVNLDYLNKGPQNLRLEMAASKNTNNNQSPSNPATKSPSNQRSIATPDGECSMDDLSFYVNRLSSLVIQMARKEIKDKLEGGNKCLHHSMYTSGEKGKTSPRSAVSKIASEMAHEAVELTSSEMRGNGEECRDGRKTFLYSELSNKNKCGEKQQMCPKDSKEFADSISKGLMVYANQVASDMMVSVMKTLKVHSCGKPIPACVVLKRVLLKHTKEIVSDLIDSCMKNLHNITGVLMTDSDFVSAVKRNLFNHGKQNAADIMEAMLKRLVSALLGEKKESKSQSLAYATLKAGTHDPKCKNQSLEFSAMKAEMKGKDKCKTKADPCKSLTSAERVSEHILKESLTMWNNQKQGNQGKTNNKVCPSKEEKREKISPSTDSLAKDLIVSALMLIQYHLTQQAKGKDPCEEECPGSSMGYMSQSAQYEKCGGGQSAKSLSMKHFETRGAPGPSTCVKENQLESQKMDMSNMVLSLIQKLLSESPFSCDELSEGENKRCSDPRSSKAAPMAKRPEDQCQDSTELDFISGMKQMNRQFIDQLVESVMKLCLIMAKYSNNGAALAELEEQAALASGGSRCGREAVMSQSYPEAPGPEVIVNNQCSTSNLQKQLQAVLQWIAASQFNVPMLYFMGDDDGQLEKLPEVSAKAAEKGYSVGDLLQEVMKFAKERQLDEAVGNMARKQLLDWLLANL